The following are from one region of the Paenibacillus protaetiae genome:
- a CDS encoding YajQ family cyclic di-GMP-binding protein, whose protein sequence is MSSESSFDIVSKVDMQELNNAIQQAEREIETRFDLKGSKSSIELEKEELVVSSDDEYKLKTVIDILQTKMIKRGVPIKNMDYGKIEPASARSVRQRIKLRQGVDQENSKKINTLIRDSKLKVKSQIQGDQIRVTGKSRDDLQAVIALLRGADLTIELQFVNYR, encoded by the coding sequence ATGAGTTCGGAAAGTTCTTTTGACATTGTATCCAAAGTGGATATGCAGGAGCTGAACAATGCGATTCAGCAAGCGGAGCGTGAAATCGAAACGCGGTTTGACCTGAAAGGCAGCAAAAGCTCCATCGAGCTGGAGAAAGAAGAGCTTGTTGTTTCTTCGGATGATGAATATAAGCTGAAAACCGTTATCGACATTTTGCAGACGAAAATGATCAAGCGCGGCGTTCCGATTAAAAATATGGATTACGGCAAAATCGAGCCGGCTTCCGCACGTTCCGTTCGCCAGCGGATTAAGCTCCGCCAAGGCGTCGATCAAGAAAACTCGAAAAAAATTAACACGCTGATCCGTGATTCGAAGCTGAAAGTGAAAAGCCAAATCCAAGGCGATCAAATCAGGGTGACCGGCAAAAGCAGAGATGATTTGCAGGCGGTTATCGCCTTGCTGCGCGGAGCGGATTTGACCATCGAGCTTCAATTTGTCAATTATCGGTAG